AGGATCTGTGGGCCGCGGCGCGCCATCACCAGTACCTGCACCGTGCCGAGCCGGCGACCGCCGCCGCGTGGGGTGAGCTGTCCCGTTCCCTGCGCTACGCCGCCCAGTCGGCGGCACGCGGCAGGCCCCGCGCCTCGCTGGTGCGTACGGCCTTCGACCGCATCCTCACCGCGCTCGGCCCCCCTGAGGCGGCCGCCCGACCCGCCGCCGTGAGCGCGGGAGCGGCCTGGTGAGCGCCCGTAGCGGGGACCGCCCCGCGACCCTGTACGGGTGGTTCGCCGCATCGGCCGCACGCCACCCCGACCGTCTCGCCCTTCAGGCCGCCGGGCAGGCCCTGACCTATCGCGAACTCGACGACTACAGCGCCCGTGTCGCGGCCGGCGTCCTGCACGCCTGCGGCGGATGGCCGCGCCGGGTCGGTCTGCTGGCCGGCCGGCGGCCCGCCGCGTACGCCGGCTACCTGGCCGTCCAACGGCTCGGTGCCACGGTCGTCCCGCTCAACACCGCCTGGCCCCGGGCCCGCAACGCCTCCGTCGCCCACCGTGCCGGACTCGACCTGGTGCTGGCCGACGAAAGCGGGCAGGCGGGCGAGCTGCCCGTGCCGGTGCTCGACCTGGCCGACGCGGCCGGCAGCGGCGACGCCGGCGGCACCGCTGTCCGCCGCGGTGAACCGGGAGCGCCCGCCTACATCCTGTTCACCTCCGGCAGCACCGGCGCCCCCAAGGGTGTGCCGATCCTCCAGGAGAACGTGGCCCCCTACCTCGCCCACGTCATCGACCGCTACGAGGTCGGGCCCGGCTCCCGGCTCTCCCAGACCTTCGATCTCACCTTCGACGTCTCGGTGTTCGACATGTTCACCGCGTGGGGCGGCGGTGCGACCCTCGTCGTCCCCGGCCGGGACGAGATCCTGACCCCCGTACGGTTCGTCAACACCCATCGGCTGACCCACTGGTGCTCCGTTCCGTCGGTGATCTCCTTCGCCCGCCGGATGCGGGCGCTGCGCCAGGGCGCCATGCCGACCCTGCGCCACAGCCTCTTCGCCGGGGAGCCGCTCACCCTCCAGCAGGCCCGCACGTGGCAGGCGGCGGCGCCGTCGTCGCGGCTGGAGAACTTCTACGGCCCGACCGAGCTGACCATCACCTGCTCGGAGTTCGGCCTCGGCACCGACCCGGGGGGCTGGCCCGCGACCGCCAACGGAACGGTGCCGATCGGCCACGTCTACGCGCACCTGGAGCATCGCGTCCTCGACACCGCGGGGCGGCCGGCCCAGGAGGGGGAACTGTGCGTGCGCGGGCCCCAGCGCTTCCCGGGCTATCTGGACCCCGCCGACAACACCGGACGCTTCTGGGACCTCGACGGCGACCACCCCACCGACCCCGCCACGGCGCCGGCCGGGCGAGCCGGGCCGGCGGGCGTGGTCCCGGCCCGCATGTGGTACCGCACCGGCGACCGGGTCCGCCCGGCCGGCCGGGACGGACTGCTGCACCTGGGCCGCCTCGACCACCAGGTGAAGGTCGAC
Above is a genomic segment from Streptomyces collinus Tu 365 containing:
- a CDS encoding AMP-binding protein; this encodes MSARSGDRPATLYGWFAASAARHPDRLALQAAGQALTYRELDDYSARVAAGVLHACGGWPRRVGLLAGRRPAAYAGYLAVQRLGATVVPLNTAWPRARNASVAHRAGLDLVLADESGQAGELPVPVLDLADAAGSGDAGGTAVRRGEPGAPAYILFTSGSTGAPKGVPILQENVAPYLAHVIDRYEVGPGSRLSQTFDLTFDVSVFDMFTAWGGGATLVVPGRDEILTPVRFVNTHRLTHWCSVPSVISFARRMRALRQGAMPTLRHSLFAGEPLTLQQARTWQAAAPSSRLENFYGPTELTITCSEFGLGTDPGGWPATANGTVPIGHVYAHLEHRVLDTAGRPAQEGELCVRGPQRFPGYLDPADNTGRFWDLDGDHPTDPATAPAGRAGPAGVVPARMWYRTGDRVRPAGRDGLLHLGRLDHQVKVDGYRVELGEIESALREGPGVHDAVVLALPTAHHGTELHAVCTGDDPRPEALLAALRERLPAYMVPAFLHVRAELPLNGNGKTDRAALAALLHDAPAATPVKELRS